One Mucilaginibacter ginkgonis genomic region harbors:
- a CDS encoding MFS transporter, giving the protein MATVSLKSADGKWVMASAILASSMAFIDGTALNVVLPALQKNLNATGADLFWILNAYLLMLASLILIGGSLGDKLGRKKMFIAGIVIFILGSALCGISTSILLLIAFRLIQGLGGAFMIPGSLALISSSIDPKERGKAIGTWSAVTTLVTMGGPILGGALADAGLWRYIFFINVPIGIAALAVLLTRVKEVPSKDTDKTIDIWGAVTICLGLALLTFGFLRIPALGVYHWQSLSSLVMGMAFLAAFIVIELRGHHPMMPMSLFANPTFSGANLLTLFLYAGLGAGMLFLSLNLVQVQGYTQLQSGLTFLPFTIMMISIARFAGGLADKHGPRLLLICGPAAAGLGLLILSFVKQTAGPSDYWTTFLPGVIVFGLGMSFTVAPLTTAVMTSVADNYSGTASGVNNAMTRIANVFANAVFGALAVVFFTGALQKEISGLKLSQPQQQEIINAGVNLGNAKIPAGVNENEKPRVEKAFHQSFIHAYSNVMRISAGLTFLAALSAAIFIRNEKKKL; this is encoded by the coding sequence ATGGCAACCGTATCACTTAAAAGCGCTGATGGAAAGTGGGTTATGGCATCGGCCATTCTTGCATCGTCAATGGCGTTTATTGATGGCACAGCCTTAAACGTAGTATTGCCCGCTCTGCAAAAAAATCTGAATGCAACCGGTGCCGATCTGTTTTGGATTCTAAATGCATACCTGCTGATGTTGGCCTCGCTTATCCTGATCGGCGGGTCGTTGGGCGATAAGCTGGGCCGCAAGAAAATGTTCATTGCAGGCATTGTCATTTTTATTCTTGGCTCTGCACTTTGCGGCATCTCAACAAGTATTTTACTGCTTATTGCTTTCAGGCTGATACAAGGGCTTGGAGGGGCATTTATGATTCCCGGTAGTTTAGCATTGATTTCGTCATCTATTGACCCAAAGGAGCGTGGCAAGGCAATTGGTACCTGGTCTGCAGTAACAACATTGGTTACTATGGGCGGACCCATTTTGGGCGGTGCCCTGGCAGACGCGGGCCTTTGGCGTTACATATTCTTCATTAACGTGCCCATTGGCATTGCCGCGCTGGCCGTTTTGCTTACACGTGTCAAAGAGGTGCCAAGTAAAGACACTGACAAGACCATAGATATTTGGGGCGCGGTTACCATTTGCCTGGGTTTGGCATTACTTACATTCGGCTTTTTGCGCATACCGGCTTTAGGAGTGTATCACTGGCAATCGCTTAGCTCGCTAGTCATGGGGATGGCGTTTTTAGCTGCCTTTATCGTTATCGAATTGAGAGGCCATCACCCAATGATGCCCATGTCACTATTCGCAAACCCGACATTTAGCGGAGCAAATTTACTAACGCTGTTTCTCTACGCGGGCCTTGGCGCGGGTATGTTGTTTTTATCGCTAAACCTGGTACAGGTGCAAGGTTATACGCAGTTGCAATCGGGATTAACTTTTTTGCCGTTTACCATTATGATGATCAGCATTGCCCGTTTTGCCGGCGGGCTTGCAGACAAGCATGGACCCAGGCTGCTATTAATTTGCGGGCCGGCTGCCGCAGGTTTGGGGCTTCTTATCCTATCTTTTGTAAAACAAACTGCCGGGCCGTCGGACTACTGGACGACGTTTCTTCCGGGGGTAATTGTATTTGGTTTAGGTATGTCATTTACCGTTGCACCTTTAACCACAGCGGTGATGACGTCAGTCGCGGATAATTACTCGGGCACAGCGTCAGGCGTTAACAACGCCATGACGCGCATTGCCAACGTGTTTGCCAATGCTGTTTTTGGTGCCTTGGCCGTGGTGTTTTTTACGGGCGCACTGCAAAAAGAAATATCGGGTCTAAAGCTATCGCAGCCTCAGCAGCAAGAAATTATAAACGCAGGGGTAAACTTAGGAAATGCTAAAATACCTGCCGGTGTTAACGAGAATGAAAAGCCGAGGGTTGAAAAAGCATTTCACCAAAGCTTTATTCATGCCTACAGCAATGTAATGCGTATCAGTGCGGGGTTGACCTTCCTTGCCGCTTTATCAGCCGCCATATTTATTCGCAACGAAAAGAAAAAATTGTAG
- a CDS encoding ATP-binding protein codes for MVNLSNCDTEPIHIPGQVQSHGFLLVIDHQNIIRFHSDNAVTYLTDHTIRLLGQHISDVESYLLANEPADFIASIIALGRNKGFEHSNPYAVTVKGSSFNLIIAPSDEFYLLEFEPAISDLNIDIQRVIGRSVSEILADKNLQRLLDNAAQQVRNIIEYDRVMIYRFAEDGHGEVIAEARNEDLESWLGLHYPASDIPQQARELYKKNLTRIIANVHTTPSRISAAPGYDKKPLDLTNSGIRAVSPIHIQYLKNMGVASSFSISLMYKKDLWGLIACHNYTPRFIDYRSRDSSKLIGQILSSALEFRQDEENQQVKQLLKTAVDQLSNDLLRKPTIGEALTSDQINLLNVVDAAGAVLTYDKEVHTLGNVPQQHDLQNLINWIKTHVDGSFFHTSELSKHYPGAEKIASVASGIMVAVLSRELSEYIIWFKPEQTHTITWAGNPEKNIEVDEQGMTHISPRHSFASWSQEISGKSKDWNPEEVLAATRLREEIFYAINQKANSIRELNEKLRQAYDELDTFSFTISHDLKNPLSTIKSYSQILLRNIELEPKGKQIVERIQAGADKMNVMINEVLEYSRLGRAAFKGGRVETEPIISELIKDLLVAYNVPDMEVNVGNTPDIYGDPVMISQVFANLIGNAVKYSLPAEKPTVSIEGRENEGKVIYSVKDNGIGIDNQFLSNVFDLFNRMDNARNIEGSGVGLAIVKRIVDKHDGRIWVESELDKGSTFFVEFDAANSGEER; via the coding sequence ATGGTTAACCTCAGCAATTGCGATACAGAACCTATACACATCCCCGGTCAGGTACAATCGCATGGCTTCTTATTAGTTATAGACCACCAGAACATCATTAGGTTTCATAGCGATAATGCGGTTACTTATCTTACAGATCACACCATAAGGTTATTAGGGCAGCATATCAGCGATGTTGAGTCATACCTTTTAGCAAATGAGCCCGCCGATTTTATAGCATCAATTATTGCCTTAGGCAGAAACAAAGGTTTTGAACACAGCAACCCTTATGCTGTAACGGTTAAAGGATCATCGTTTAATTTGATTATAGCACCATCAGACGAATTTTATCTCCTGGAGTTTGAGCCCGCTATATCGGACTTGAACATTGATATACAACGCGTTATAGGCCGCTCAGTATCAGAAATTTTGGCTGATAAAAACTTGCAGCGCCTATTAGACAACGCGGCTCAGCAAGTAAGAAACATTATCGAGTACGACAGGGTAATGATCTATCGCTTTGCAGAAGACGGCCACGGCGAGGTAATTGCAGAAGCACGTAACGAAGATCTTGAATCATGGCTGGGCCTGCATTACCCGGCATCTGATATCCCCCAGCAGGCACGTGAGTTGTATAAAAAGAACCTCACAAGAATTATAGCTAACGTACATACCACACCGTCGAGGATAAGCGCTGCTCCGGGATACGATAAAAAACCGCTTGATCTTACCAACTCGGGTATCAGGGCGGTATCTCCTATCCATATCCAATATCTTAAAAATATGGGTGTGGCATCAAGCTTTAGCATATCGCTGATGTATAAAAAAGATCTTTGGGGACTGATTGCCTGCCACAACTATACGCCGCGGTTTATTGACTACAGGTCGCGCGATTCGTCTAAATTGATTGGGCAAATATTGTCGTCTGCGTTAGAATTCCGCCAGGATGAAGAAAATCAGCAAGTAAAACAGTTACTAAAAACAGCAGTAGATCAATTATCTAATGACCTGCTGCGGAAACCAACTATCGGCGAAGCATTAACAAGCGACCAAATCAATTTACTTAACGTTGTTGACGCTGCGGGTGCCGTGCTTACCTACGATAAAGAGGTACACACACTTGGCAACGTGCCGCAACAGCATGACCTGCAAAACTTAATAAATTGGATTAAAACCCATGTGGATGGCAGTTTTTTTCATACAAGCGAATTATCAAAGCATTATCCAGGTGCCGAAAAGATCGCCTCTGTAGCAAGTGGTATAATGGTGGCAGTATTGTCGCGCGAATTGAGTGAATACATCATTTGGTTTAAACCAGAACAAACCCACACCATTACGTGGGCCGGGAATCCCGAAAAGAACATTGAGGTAGATGAACAAGGTATGACCCATATTTCACCACGGCATTCATTTGCAAGCTGGTCGCAAGAAATATCAGGCAAGTCTAAAGACTGGAACCCCGAAGAAGTATTAGCCGCTACACGCTTGCGCGAAGAAATATTTTACGCGATCAACCAAAAAGCTAATTCTATCCGTGAGTTAAATGAAAAGTTAAGACAGGCTTATGACGAACTCGACACCTTTAGCTTTACCATATCGCACGACTTAAAAAACCCGCTTTCTACCATAAAGAGCTACTCGCAAATATTGCTGCGCAACATAGAGCTGGAGCCGAAGGGTAAACAAATTGTGGAGCGCATACAAGCCGGTGCTGACAAGATGAATGTTATGATCAACGAGGTGCTGGAATATTCGCGCCTTGGCCGGGCGGCGTTTAAAGGCGGACGAGTTGAAACCGAGCCTATCATCAGCGAATTGATCAAAGACTTGCTGGTTGCCTATAATGTGCCCGATATGGAGGTTAATGTGGGAAACACTCCTGACATTTATGGAGACCCGGTGATGATCTCGCAAGTGTTTGCCAACCTGATAGGTAACGCGGTAAAGTATTCCTTGCCTGCCGAAAAACCGACTGTTAGCATCGAAGGTCGTGAAAACGAAGGTAAAGTTATCTATAGCGTTAAAGACAACGGCATAGGTATAGATAATCAGTTCTTGTCCAACGTTTTCGACTTATTTAACCGGATGGATAATGCCCGGAATATCGAAGGCTCGGGCGTTGGTCTGGCTATTGTGAAACGTATAGTTGACAAGCATGACGGCCGGATTTGGGTAGAAAGTGAACTTGACAAGGGATCAACGTTCTTCGTGGAGTTTGATGCCGCAAACTCGGGTGAAGAAAGATAA
- a CDS encoding Na+/H+ antiporter: MHHTSLQTMVILYLGLIFTVAILVVIAQKIKIAYPVFLVIAGLALSFIPAVPKIHIDPELVFVIILPPILFDASHQISLKGLWKWRRVISVMAFGFVLFTATLVAFISHWLIPGFPLAEGFMLGAIISPPDAAAAMSVLSYTKLPKTTKTILEGESLLNDATSLTLFRFALIAATSTGFVWHQAVTGFAFVVISGIGIGLAFGMLYYVIYKWLPTNANLDVAFSLTLPYLIYITAESVHSSGVLAVVTGGLLTAYQIHFVFSHQSRLKSAALWSSIVFIFNAIIFFLIGLQLPEIAKAIKTMDVVTATEYALIITFAVIVIRLLSSVFSGWFTAFISKYITVAYDKPGWRGPFVVGWAGMRGVVSLASASAIPLLLPGGQTFPFRNLILFITFVVILITLVGQGLTLPWIVKIVRPGEMMMPGAKPDNQQLFEMELELYTNALDELETKHTKDTEGNKLLQHRKEFIKNKLELLTRAAGNEEFRDKAVEKLAHYRKVMINITERERRKLHEYRRKDGYDDDIIHYIERRLDLEEEQLEGEE; this comes from the coding sequence ATGCACCATACCAGCTTGCAAACCATGGTCATCCTATATTTAGGACTGATATTTACTGTAGCTATACTGGTTGTCATCGCTCAAAAAATTAAGATCGCCTATCCCGTTTTTCTAGTCATAGCCGGATTGGCGCTAAGTTTTATACCTGCTGTTCCAAAAATCCACATTGACCCCGAACTGGTGTTCGTGATCATACTGCCGCCGATCCTTTTTGATGCATCGCATCAAATTTCTTTAAAAGGACTATGGAAATGGCGAAGGGTAATATCTGTTATGGCATTTGGGTTTGTGTTATTTACCGCGACGTTGGTTGCATTCATTAGTCATTGGCTCATACCCGGCTTCCCGCTCGCCGAAGGTTTTATGCTTGGTGCTATAATTTCACCACCCGATGCGGCTGCTGCCATGTCTGTGCTTAGTTATACCAAACTGCCAAAAACAACCAAGACAATTTTAGAGGGCGAAAGCCTGCTAAACGATGCCACCAGTTTAACGCTGTTCCGCTTTGCGCTGATAGCGGCTACCAGTACTGGCTTTGTATGGCACCAGGCTGTAACCGGTTTCGCTTTTGTCGTAATATCCGGAATCGGCATCGGCCTTGCCTTTGGAATGCTCTATTATGTGATCTACAAATGGCTGCCTACCAATGCCAATCTTGATGTCGCATTCTCGCTTACGCTACCATACCTCATTTATATTACTGCAGAGTCGGTTCATTCGTCAGGTGTGTTGGCGGTAGTAACCGGCGGGCTGCTTACCGCCTACCAGATACACTTTGTTTTCTCGCACCAAAGCAGGCTTAAGTCGGCCGCCTTATGGTCGTCCATTGTATTTATTTTCAATGCGATAATTTTCTTTCTTATTGGCTTACAATTGCCCGAGATAGCAAAGGCAATCAAAACAATGGACGTGGTCACTGCTACAGAATATGCGTTGATCATTACGTTCGCAGTGATAGTAATAAGGCTGCTATCAAGTGTATTTTCGGGCTGGTTTACCGCATTTATAAGTAAGTACATAACCGTAGCCTATGATAAACCGGGTTGGCGCGGACCATTTGTGGTAGGCTGGGCAGGCATGCGGGGGGTAGTGTCACTGGCGTCTGCGTCGGCAATTCCGTTGTTGCTACCGGGCGGACAGACATTTCCTTTCCGCAACCTCATTTTGTTTATCACCTTTGTAGTTATCTTGATCACTCTTGTCGGCCAGGGGCTTACTTTGCCATGGATTGTAAAAATTGTAAGACCGGGGGAGATGATGATGCCGGGAGCCAAACCTGACAATCAGCAATTGTTTGAGATGGAACTCGAGTTGTATACAAACGCGCTTGATGAGTTAGAGACTAAACATACTAAAGATACCGAAGGCAACAAGCTGCTGCAGCACCGTAAAGAATTTATAAAAAACAAGTTGGAGCTGTTAACCCGCGCAGCCGGCAATGAAGAGTTTAGGGACAAAGCAGTGGAGAAATTAGCGCATTACCGCAAAGTGATGATAAACATAACCGAGCGTGAACGCCGGAAACTGCATGAGTACCGCCGCAAAGACGGTTATGATGACGACATTATCCATTACATAGAAAGAAGGCTTGATCTGGAAGAAGAGCAGTTGGAGGGCGAGGAATAA
- a CDS encoding carboxypeptidase-like regulatory domain-containing protein, with the protein MKKYFYLLFFCLFTATVYAQSDSVSLTSLVESAVKVNNSHPVEKVYLHFDKPYYAVGDTIWFKAYLTMEAHQLSELSKVVNVDVISDRDSLIETVKLPVTGGTAAGSVVLNGLTYRQGNYHFKAYTLWQLNFPPSYLFDKVVTIGGSANKGILASASYSGNIADKNSKLNARILYKNPDGTLLANRRVDWRLDRNGDQITKGKGVTDGAGYLTIELAGTKAEDITAGTLITGLETADKQIKTSAFTLKNAFNGTDVQFFPEGGTLVADIPNIVAFKALQTNGLGLDVKGTIVDDKNQQVGTFSSQHLGMGKFTFAPAVNAIYKAKIEFPDGTKGTYQLPRVTNSGITLAVNNSNATSLILQLNASQTYFEKHKNQAYYIIAKTGGYVMFAAQAFLNSQTYSATIPKSKFKTGVLQLTLLSTAGDPLSERLVYIDHNDPLNISLSTDKPSYLTRQKVLMKAATKFGDKPAEANMSVSVVDESKVAYNDNQATTIASYLLLTSDISGYVEQPNYYFGTPSAKKADDLDVLMLTQGFRQFTFFDIVDNKIPPIRMLAEQGINLTGTLRKFNGMPVFKGNVRLIIPDKGISAETITDADGNFIFRNVVFTDSSSVTINARNNVDAHNLKLTMNADFYPAVTKQQNFADEMPNIDSVLNVYVKNSERQYQTNRVLKEVVIKASTKKKIDHTTYPALSGLSNMPDHVLDGEQLKGCNNLLACLPSMLMGIMYRDNNFYFARDYNLGNTKPIQFYARGLQVDVSYLSTLDPKSIESIESFSSDGFTGINKMTDTHGVVVINLKEQPKGTKISLDELKRMLPEPNVVSFTPKGYVKTRQFYSPKYEVTRAVQNSDLRSTIFWNPNVLSDKLGNAAFSFYTSDGRGTYKAVIEGIDKDGNLGRTVYKFTVK; encoded by the coding sequence TTGAAAAAATATTTTTACCTGCTCTTTTTCTGTCTTTTTACCGCTACTGTTTACGCGCAAAGCGATAGTGTAAGCCTGACTTCACTCGTTGAGTCAGCGGTTAAAGTGAACAATAGTCACCCTGTTGAAAAAGTATACCTGCACTTCGATAAACCTTATTATGCCGTAGGCGACACGATATGGTTTAAAGCTTACCTTACTATGGAAGCTCATCAATTATCTGAGTTAAGTAAGGTGGTAAACGTAGACGTGATAAGTGACCGCGACTCATTGATCGAAACCGTTAAACTTCCGGTTACCGGCGGTACTGCCGCAGGCAGCGTGGTACTTAACGGGTTAACTTATCGCCAGGGTAACTACCATTTCAAAGCTTACACGCTATGGCAACTTAATTTTCCGCCTTCTTATTTGTTTGATAAAGTTGTAACTATCGGAGGGTCTGCAAATAAAGGAATACTTGCAAGTGCTTCCTACAGCGGTAATATTGCAGACAAGAACTCGAAGCTTAACGCACGCATTTTATATAAAAACCCCGATGGCACGCTGCTTGCCAACCGCCGGGTAGACTGGCGTTTAGACAGGAACGGCGACCAGATCACCAAAGGAAAAGGCGTTACAGATGGTGCAGGTTATTTGACAATAGAGTTAGCCGGCACCAAGGCAGAAGATATTACAGCTGGCACGCTTATCACCGGTTTAGAAACTGCAGATAAGCAGATCAAAACGTCTGCATTTACCCTCAAAAATGCTTTTAACGGAACAGACGTACAATTCTTCCCCGAAGGCGGAACGCTGGTTGCAGATATACCAAACATTGTCGCCTTTAAGGCGCTGCAAACCAACGGTTTGGGCTTGGATGTGAAAGGTACTATAGTTGATGATAAGAATCAGCAGGTTGGTACATTTTCGTCGCAGCATTTAGGTATGGGCAAGTTTACTTTCGCCCCGGCAGTAAACGCTATTTACAAAGCGAAAATAGAATTTCCTGACGGTACAAAAGGCACTTATCAGTTGCCAAGGGTAACCAATAGCGGTATAACGCTGGCTGTAAACAATAGTAATGCTACATCATTAATATTACAACTTAACGCCAGCCAAACCTATTTCGAGAAGCATAAGAACCAGGCATATTATATCATCGCCAAGACCGGCGGGTATGTAATGTTTGCAGCGCAGGCTTTCCTTAACAGTCAAACTTACAGCGCTACAATCCCAAAAAGCAAATTTAAAACAGGGGTACTACAGTTAACGTTATTGTCTACCGCGGGTGATCCTTTAAGCGAGCGTTTAGTTTATATAGATCATAACGACCCACTGAACATATCTTTAAGCACAGACAAACCTTCTTATTTAACAAGACAAAAAGTTTTGATGAAGGCGGCTACCAAATTTGGTGACAAACCTGCCGAAGCAAATATGTCTGTCTCGGTAGTTGACGAAAGCAAAGTAGCCTACAACGATAACCAGGCTACCACCATTGCCAGCTATCTGTTGCTCACCAGCGATATATCCGGTTACGTAGAACAACCCAATTACTACTTTGGTACGCCGAGCGCTAAAAAGGCAGATGACCTTGACGTTTTGATGCTAACCCAAGGCTTCAGGCAGTTTACATTCTTCGACATTGTAGATAACAAAATACCGCCGATTAGGATGTTGGCCGAACAGGGTATTAATCTTACAGGCACGCTTAGAAAATTTAATGGCATGCCTGTGTTTAAAGGAAACGTGCGGCTAATCATTCCGGATAAAGGGATTTCTGCTGAAACGATAACCGATGCAGATGGCAATTTTATTTTTAGAAATGTAGTATTTACAGATTCTTCAAGTGTGACTATTAACGCACGTAATAACGTTGATGCCCATAATCTTAAATTGACCATGAATGCCGACTTCTATCCGGCAGTCACCAAACAACAGAATTTTGCCGATGAGATGCCCAATATTGATAGCGTGCTGAATGTTTACGTAAAAAACAGCGAAAGGCAATATCAAACCAACCGGGTACTTAAAGAAGTTGTGATCAAGGCATCTACAAAAAAGAAAATAGATCATACAACATATCCCGCGTTAAGTGGCCTCTCTAACATGCCGGATCACGTGCTGGATGGTGAGCAGCTTAAGGGTTGTAATAATTTACTGGCTTGTTTACCCTCTATGTTAATGGGGATCATGTATCGCGATAATAATTTTTACTTTGCCAGGGACTATAACTTGGGTAATACCAAGCCGATACAGTTTTACGCGCGTGGTTTACAGGTTGATGTTAGCTATCTGTCGACGCTTGACCCTAAAAGCATCGAGTCTATAGAGTCTTTTAGCAGCGATGGTTTTACGGGTATTAACAAGATGACCGACACCCACGGCGTCGTAGTAATCAACTTGAAAGAACAGCCAAAGGGTACTAAAATTAGCCTTGATGAATTGAAGCGTATGCTGCCCGAGCCTAATGTGGTTTCATTTACGCCTAAAGGTTATGTAAAAACAAGACAGTTTTACTCGCCTAAATATGAGGTGACACGTGCCGTGCAAAACAGCGATTTACGCAGCACCATATTCTGGAACCCGAATGTACTGTCAGATAAGCTAGGCAATGCGGCGTTTAGTTTTTATACTTCAGACGGGCGCGGTACATACAAAGCGGTAATTGAAGGTATAGACAAAGACGGCAATTTGGGCAGAACGGTTTATAAATTTACCGTTAAATAG
- a CDS encoding acetyl-CoA carboxylase carboxyltransferase subunit alpha has protein sequence MKISFDFEKPLAELQQQIEKIKQVEDKTKVPMGATLAELEDKFETTKKQVYANLTGWQKVQISRHAERPYTLQYLELMCDDFIELHGDRTVGDDKAIIGGFGSIGGHTAMFIGHQKGRNTKERQYRNFGMANPEGYRKALRLMKMAEKFNKPIITLIDTPGAFPGLEAEERGQGEAIARNLLEMSVLKVPVICVVIGEGASGGAIGIGIGDKVYMLEHTWYSVISPESCSSILWRSWDYKEKAAEVLKLTSGEMLKNKLIDGIIKEPLGGAHQDAIAMAATLKKQLLKDLKSLQERNIDELVNERVDKFTSMGVVYDEDVAPAE, from the coding sequence ATGAAAATTAGTTTCGATTTCGAGAAGCCGCTGGCAGAACTGCAGCAGCAGATAGAAAAAATAAAACAGGTTGAAGACAAAACAAAAGTTCCGATGGGTGCTACCCTGGCAGAGCTGGAAGATAAGTTTGAGACCACCAAAAAGCAAGTGTACGCCAACCTTACCGGCTGGCAAAAGGTGCAGATATCGCGCCATGCAGAGCGCCCTTACACATTGCAATACCTGGAGCTGATGTGCGATGATTTTATTGAATTGCACGGCGACCGCACAGTAGGCGACGACAAGGCCATTATTGGTGGCTTTGGTTCAATTGGTGGCCACACCGCCATGTTTATAGGCCACCAAAAAGGCCGCAACACAAAGGAAAGACAATACCGCAATTTCGGTATGGCCAACCCCGAGGGTTACCGCAAGGCTTTACGCCTGATGAAAATGGCCGAAAAATTTAATAAGCCTATCATTACGCTGATAGATACCCCGGGCGCATTCCCCGGACTGGAAGCGGAAGAACGCGGGCAAGGGGAGGCCATAGCCCGTAACTTGCTGGAGATGTCTGTGCTTAAAGTGCCTGTCATTTGCGTGGTGATTGGCGAAGGTGCGTCAGGCGGTGCGATAGGTATTGGCATTGGTGACAAAGTTTATATGCTGGAGCATACCTGGTATTCTGTAATTTCTCCGGAGTCATGCTCATCTATTTTATGGCGCAGCTGGGACTACAAAGAAAAAGCTGCCGAGGTGTTGAAACTTACATCGGGCGAGATGCTGAAAAACAAATTGATAGACGGTATAATCAAAGAACCACTTGGCGGCGCACACCAGGACGCTATAGCGATGGCGGCGACCTTGAAAAAGCAATTGCTTAAAGATTTGAAATCCCTACAGGAAAGAAACATCGACGAACTGGTGAACGAGCGCGTAGACAAATTTACGTCTATGGGCGTAGTTTATGATGAAGATGTTGCTCCTGCGGAGTAG